A part of Pseudoliparis swirei isolate HS2019 ecotype Mariana Trench chromosome 8, NWPU_hadal_v1, whole genome shotgun sequence genomic DNA contains:
- the LOC130198159 gene encoding ras-related protein Rap-2b-like has translation MREYKVVVLGSGGVGKSALTVQFVTGSFIEKYDPTIEDFYRKEIEVDSSPSVLEILDTAGTEQFASMRDLYIKNGQGFILVYSLVNQQSFQDIKPMRDQIIRVKRYERVPMILVGNKVDLEGEREVSSGEGKALAQEWTCPFMETSAKNKGSVDELFAEIVRQMNYSAVPSGGNQCCACVLL, from the coding sequence atGAGGGAGTACAAAGTGGTTGTTTTGGGGTCGGGTGGAGTCGGGAAATCCGCGCTGACGGTCCAGTTCGTGACGGGCTCCTTCATCGAGAAGTACGACCCCACGATAGAGGATTTCTACCGGAAGGAGATCGAGGTGGACTCGTCCCCGTCGGTGCTGGAGATCCTGGACACGGCGGGCACCGAGCAGTTCGCCTCCATGCGAGACCTGTACATCAAGAACGGCCAGGGCTTCATTTTGGTCTACAGCCTGGTGAACCAGCAGAGCTTCCAGGACATCAAGCCGATGAGAGACCAGATCATCCGGGTGAAGAGATACGAGAGGGTGCCCATGATCCTGGTGGGAAACAAGGTGGACCTGGAGGGGGAACGGGAGGTGTCCTCCGGGGAAGGCAAGGCGCTGGCCCAGGAGTGGACCTGCCCGTTTATGGAAACGTCAGCCAAAAATAAAGGCTCAGTCGACGAACTGTTTGCAGAAATAGTGAGACAGATGAACTATTCCGCTGTTCCCAGTGGTGGCAACCAGTGCTGCGCCTGCGTGctgctctga